The DNA region AAGGGCGTAATCTATCAACGCTTCTCGCTCGACCCGCTCAGCTTCCTGCTTCAGCAGAACCTCTTCTAGATCGACGTCGCCGGATGGAACAAAAAAGTTCCGATTCACCTGCGGCACTCGAAGCACGTAATCGAACGCATTGTCCGGATTCCGGTCATAAGCGATGATGAAACCATATTCCCCCACAGGAAGATTCTGCTCAAATGCATCCGCGACGATGACAACCTTCTCTCCTAATCGCAGCATCGTCTAACCTCCTGGTAGTCTATCTTTTTATTATTTGTATAGTCTACTAGAAAAGAATAGCGATGTCTACGATTACTAGAATTAAACAAAACATTTGTGCAAAATCTTTTTTTCATTCCGTAAATTCTATCATTTACCCGATGTTTGCCTAGGGGGTTTGCGATCTGTTCGCACCACAATAAACCAATATATGATCAAAGGCGTTGGGAATCCGGTAATTCCCCACAATCCCCATAACCAGGGAAAACGGCCACGCCTCCGCGCATCCTGAAAAATCCATGTTCCCTGAATCAGCAAAAGAATGGCAATCAAAATCATCCATACGAGAGGAATCTCGTTCAATGAATAGTGCAGATCATTCATGGCGGGTCTCCTTCCGGCGTCTTCCTGTCCAGATTGCTACCACGGCAATCGCAGCTCCCAGACTGAGCGCCTGAATACCCAAATATAGAACTGGCGCCGAATGGAATAGCAGCACACCAAAAGCGATAACGAACAAGCCAACAATCCAGAACATGATCATTTCGATTCGATTGGCTCTTCTTCTGACTTGCCGTCGCTCCCTGACTTGGGCTTCAAGTGAAGCTAATGAAGGGATGTTTACAGGCTCATACGCATCATCCAGCACACTCATCTGCTGTTGCATCCGTGCCACGATTTCTTGTTCATCATGTTCATCAGATCTGCTCATGTTCATCCAGCTCCTTTCTCAACTGACGAAGACCATACGCCGTTCTTGATTTAGCCGTTCCGGATGGAATCCCCAGCATTTCTCCTATTTCATCATATCCATAGCCATAATAATGCTTCAGAAGTACGGCAATACGATGTTCTGGTGTTAACCTAGTCATGGCATCCATAACGTCTGTCCATTCCTCATTCCTGATGTCAAACTGCCAGCGTAATTTTCGTACAGCCTGATTTCGTATGGATTCCAGCCAGATCTGTTCTCTTCTCCTGCGTCTTGTCTTGTCGATATATATACGGGTGGCAATCGTAATCATCCATGACGAAAAGGCAGACGAACCATCATACCTGTGGATATTTTCCATACATCGGATCATCGTATCCTGTACTGTCTCCTCCGCAACATTGGGGTCCATCGTTACTTTGACAAGATACTTATATACAAAAACGTAGTGACGCTGAAGCAGTTCTGCCAGTGCTGCGTCATCTCCCTGTATCGCTCTCTGGACCTCTTCCAGTTCGGCTGCTTTCATCTGGATCATCACCTGCTTTCCGCTCAGTCTAATGTTATTACGACAGGCTCTGCAGAAACGTTCAATATGGTCAAAAAAAAAATCTGAAGCCGACAATTTCCCGGGCAATCAGACTTCATTTCGGTAATCTTGCAGTTTGTCGAACCACCGTTGGTTGCGGGCTCCGCTTCTGAATAAACGACTTCTCCATATATTCTGCTGTTGATCCTTAATTTGATTCATCTCTTTATTCATGTAGTTATGTAATTGAGAAGGCTGAGTAATGGATTCTATTCTGTTACTTTCTGTTATTCGACGGTATTCTTCGCTGATTAGATGTTCGGCACGTTGTCCCAAC from Paenibacillus sp. JNUCC-31 includes:
- a CDS encoding ATPase, with amino-acid sequence MLRLGEKVVIVADAFEQNLPVGEYGFIIAYDRNPDNAFDYVLRVPQVNRNFFVPSGDVDLEEVLLKQEAERVEREALIDYALATHNEKLFHHLMNGDFEAVEEEEETANDVMSQADFIKQVNLRAWI
- the sigY gene encoding RNA polymerase sigma factor SigY, translating into MKAAELEEVQRAIQGDDAALAELLQRHYVFVYKYLVKVTMDPNVAEETVQDTMIRCMENIHRYDGSSAFSSWMITIATRIYIDKTRRRRREQIWLESIRNQAVRKLRWQFDIRNEEWTDVMDAMTRLTPEHRIAVLLKHYYGYGYDEIGEMLGIPSGTAKSRTAYGLRQLRKELDEHEQI
- a CDS encoding DUF5345 family protein, which gives rise to MSRSDEHDEQEIVARMQQQMSVLDDAYEPVNIPSLASLEAQVRERRQVRRRANRIEMIMFWIVGLFVIAFGVLLFHSAPVLYLGIQALSLGAAIAVVAIWTGRRRKETRHE